GTAAAGCACGCTTCTAGCAAGGTTGACATTATATCTCCAACTAGTCTAGATGCTCTACCTACAGCAAGTCCATCGGCAGCCGTTTTTCCATCCAAGCCTATATCTGAGCAAGCTATGCCATCGTTCAGTCCCGTAGCAAGACCTAGAGTCATACAAGGTGCATGAGTAGGCTCTGCAAAGAGAACATGCATGTTCTTTCCATAGATTTCCTTAAGTCCAAAGGTAACTCCGCCAGGTGCACCACCAACTCCGCAAGGTATGTAAACAAAGACTGGATGCTCATCATCACAAACTATTCCTGCATCCTCAAACTGCTTTACGATTCTCTTTGCTGCAACAGAATATCCCATGAATAGATCAAGCGAGCCCTCATCGTCAACGAAGTGGCACTTGTCGTCACCTGCTGCAATCTTACGACCCTCTGCAACAGCCTTCTGGTAGTCATCCTCATATTCAACAACCGTAACTCCCTTAGACCTTAAAAGAGCCTTCTTCCACTCTCTCGCATCAGCTGACATATGAACAGTCACCTTAAAACCAAGCTTAGCGCTGATTATTCCTATCGAAAGCCCTAAGTTACCAGTTGAACCCACTGCAACGCTGTAATCAGAAAATAGCTTCATGCACTCATCGCTCATAAGCTTTGAGTAGTCATCATCTTCCTTTAGGAGTCCGTGCTCCATAGCTACCTTCTCGGCGAACTTTAGAACCTCGTATATGCCTCCTCTGGCTTTGATAGAGCCAGAAACAGGTAGGTGCGAGTCCATCTTGAGGAATAGTCTTCCCTCAAAATCACAGCCTGTCATCTTCTCGAGTTCCTTCTTCATCTCAGGTATCTCTCTGAGTGGTGACTCGATTATTCCCTTTGATTTTTCGGTCTCTGGAAAAGCGGCCTGTATGTACGCAGCAAAGCGAGCTAATCTCGCCTCTGCATCTTCGATATCGCTCATTCCAAACTCGAGCTTTCTATCCTCGTCAGCTCTCTCATTTAACCAGAAAACTTCCTTAGCATCTGCCATATCTGCAACTACCGGATACAATACCTTTAGCTTTGTAATATCCATATTTCCACCTCGAAAAATTTTATAAAAAAGTTCCATTAATTATCGTGCATTACTACGCTTTGATTATACCATTTATTATATTCTTTTGATACACAGTTTCTGTTTAATTAACATATAATATGTGATATACTTTAGTAATGTTATAGCCAGTGAAAAATACGGAGGATTTAGATGACTTTCAAATCTGATATTGAGATTGCTCAAGCATG
The nucleotide sequence above comes from Eubacterium sulci ATCC 35585. Encoded proteins:
- a CDS encoding serine ammonia-lyase → MDITKLKVLYPVVADMADAKEVFWLNERADEDRKLEFGMSDIEDAEARLARFAAYIQAAFPETEKSKGIIESPLREIPEMKKELEKMTGCDFEGRLFLKMDSHLPVSGSIKARGGIYEVLKFAEKVAMEHGLLKEDDDYSKLMSDECMKLFSDYSVAVGSTGNLGLSIGIISAKLGFKVTVHMSADAREWKKALLRSKGVTVVEYEDDYQKAVAEGRKIAAGDDKCHFVDDEGSLDLFMGYSVAAKRIVKQFEDAGIVCDDEHPVFVYIPCGVGGAPGGVTFGLKEIYGKNMHVLFAEPTHAPCMTLGLATGLNDGIACSDIGLDGKTAADGLAVGRASRLVGDIMSTLLEACFTIEDDKLYPFLTKLADSEGIFIEPSACASFTGPMHVTENLERLSDKNLKSKMKNATHILWATGGSMVPEAEMRSYYNQGK